One window of Campylobacter avium LMG 24591 genomic DNA carries:
- a CDS encoding efflux transporter outer membrane subunit: MLPFNKISSLALAFFFVSCSLKPEFKEPDVRFNNNINVSKCIEQGGLDCDTFDNTESVKFDEQWWKVFNDQDLNALVDKALKNNTDLRLAFVRFEQAAQTLGIDRSDLFPDLDGQMGVTRASDGANSSISGRRQTSTNLNMGLNLSYELDLWGKYRDGYFASSKAYEASIYDFQSSKLTLVSNVVKMYFNAINLNSQVQILEQTVADYTKAYELRDEQFKVGAIGEYELYSYKAQLETAKAQLETAKAQKDNNDKALMILVSSNLNDILYATSSKTDIEHFKIELPQGISSKILLQRPDINAALRRLEQQNYLIGVARTAYLPSISLTGLLGFGSPQLNNVLDTQSFNWSAGANAVLPILRWGEIRYNVNLAKLAKDEAYLNYESILKNALGEVRTALVNRESAFNNEKNYAQLLQSQEKIYELEQLRYDNGISSLNDLLSARQNYLSAKLSYESSVYNLLSSVVDVIKAFGGGFDKANNQEASMQQDATNLDMSFRN; the protein is encoded by the coding sequence ATGTTACCGTTCAATAAAATTTCAAGTCTAGCACTAGCATTTTTCTTTGTATCTTGCTCTTTAAAGCCAGAATTCAAGGAACCAGATGTTAGATTTAACAACAATATAAATGTAAGTAAATGTATAGAACAAGGCGGGCTAGACTGTGATACCTTTGACAATACCGAATCGGTTAAATTTGATGAGCAGTGGTGGAAGGTATTTAATGACCAAGACTTAAACGCCCTTGTTGATAAGGCTTTAAAGAATAATACTGATTTAAGACTTGCCTTTGTGAGATTTGAGCAGGCCGCTCAAACTCTTGGTATAGATAGAAGCGATTTATTCCCAGACCTTGATGGACAAATGGGCGTTACAAGGGCTAGTGATGGAGCAAATAGCTCAATTTCTGGCCGAAGACAGACCTCAACAAATTTAAATATGGGTTTAAATTTAAGCTATGAGCTTGATTTGTGGGGTAAATACAGGGATGGTTACTTTGCCTCATCCAAAGCTTATGAAGCTTCGATTTATGATTTTCAAAGCTCAAAATTAACCCTTGTATCAAATGTCGTAAAGATGTATTTTAATGCTATAAATTTAAACAGCCAAGTGCAAATTTTAGAACAAACAGTCGCAGACTACACCAAGGCTTATGAATTAAGGGATGAGCAGTTTAAGGTCGGAGCAATCGGAGAATACGAGCTATATAGCTACAAGGCTCAGCTTGAAACAGCGAAGGCTCAGCTTGAAACAGCGAAGGCTCAAAAAGATAATAATGACAAGGCTTTGATGATTTTAGTTTCATCAAATTTAAATGACATTTTATACGCTACCTCATCAAAAACAGACATAGAACATTTTAAAATCGAGCTTCCACAAGGCATAAGCAGTAAAATTCTACTTCAAAGGCCTGACATTAACGCTGCTTTAAGAAGACTAGAGCAACAAAACTACCTAATAGGAGTTGCTAGAACGGCTTATTTGCCGAGCATTTCTTTAACAGGCTTGTTAGGTTTTGGTAGCCCGCAGCTAAATAATGTACTAGATACTCAAAGCTTTAATTGGAGTGCTGGAGCTAATGCGGTACTGCCTATACTTCGTTGGGGTGAAATAAGATACAATGTAAATTTAGCAAAGCTAGCTAAAGACGAGGCGTATTTAAACTATGAAAGCATACTTAAAAACGCTCTAGGTGAGGTAAGAACTGCGTTGGTAAATAGAGAAAGTGCTTTTAACAACGAAAAAAACTACGCTCAACTTTTGCAGTCTCAAGAAAAAATTTATGAGCTAGAGCAGTTAAGATATGATAATGGTATCTCCTCATTAAATGACTTGCTTAGTGCTAGACAAAACTACCTTAGTGCCAAGCTAAGCTATGAAAGCTCTGTTTATAATTTACTTAGCT